The segment AAACTAAAGTGGTTGGAAAAGGGAGATACAGCTATTTCCCCtacagaaaaaagaaaataaaaatatgatagcTGTAGgggaaatattttaaaaaatattttcaactttaaaattttattttttacctaaCCCCTGCCCACCCCCGTCagccccccccccaaaaaaaattatttctaaaaaatattttcaattccataaattatattttactctaataaaaataaaagatgtttctcaaaaaacattttcattcataaatcaaacattataaatcatttctagaaaatattttctactcaccaaccaaatatgagaaaataagtctaaaatctacttgttttcaaaatgttttccttcCCACCAAATACGCCCTAAGACTAAACTATTTCTAATGCCTATACTCACACGATTGTCAGTCGACAGTGAGGTGCATATGCATATTTCTTCTGTATGAACCAAGCAAGGCCaacaaatattttctattcatGTTAGCCAATCAATTAGCACTCCCTATGGAGTTCAAGACAAAGTTGTACTTTCTCGtattatgtttgaaaatttCCTCTTTTGTGTCCATTTGTCATAGACATTATATGAAAGATGATGATATAATTAAGAGGAAAAAGAATTAAGTAACTGCACGACCCGTAGCACATATCAATTCAAATTCATGTAACAACAATTATGCAACTACCGTAACTTAGAACGAGAAGTTTAGCTCAACAGACatgaaatgttacaaaaataatccatagaaaaacattaaaaatagaaaaaccgATTTTCTTTGACTTCTAACATGATTTCTAGCTTTTTCTGGGTCAAAAATTGTGTCCAAAATgttctttaaaatattaagaGTAGAACATATCCTCTCCCCCCCACCCCCTCTCCCCACCCTCCAAAAAAACTAAATCTTGAAACTAGTTAGAAAAAATTGTTAGAACAAAAATACTCAAGAAActgatttgaaaaaattaaatagagtGAACTTATGAAATTCTTTGTGTATATTAATTTGCAGAAAGTCTGAatttatacaaagaaaaaacataaacattaagACTATAATAAGAACATGTGACACTAACTACCATAAAAGGGGGCCACTAACAGCCATAATGGGGCCACTAACTTCAGAAAGTTGAACAACTAAAGTTGACTAAATATAGCTAGAAAATAGGAAGCACTAAattgaaataagtaaaaaacagtaataataataataagctgAAAAAATGCCAATTGTCTAACATTTCTCCTTGGCATTTTTGTGGCAAACACCAATTCTTTGCCTCAGATCATCAAACCTTTCCTTTGGCAATGACTTGGTGAAAATGTCAACTAGCTGGTTCTCAGATGAACAATGAACAAGCAACACTTAGATTGTTGGACTTCTCTAATAATATGAAACTTGATCTTGATATGTTTAGTTCGACCATGAAACACTTGATTTTTTGAGATTGAAACTATTGAACTGTTGTCACATATGATCTTGGTAGCTTCTGTTTGTTCATGGCCTAAGTCCTTCATCATCTTCCTTAGCCAGATAACTTGATTCACAGCAGATGCAGCAGCTATGTATCAGCTTCTGTTGTTGATTGAGTTGTAGTTTCTTGTTTTCTAGAGCTCCAACTAAAACAACTTGTCCCCAAACAGAAAAGATATCTAGATGTGCTTCTGGAATCATCAACTCCACCACCTCAATCACTATCAGAGTACCCGATCAGGTTCATAGTTACTTCGGCAGatgttggaaaaaaaattccaaacttGCTAGTTCCTTTAATATACCTTAACACTCTTTTAGCAGCTGTGAGGTGTGTATCTCTAGGCGAATGCATGAACCTAGAGAGCAAACTAACAACAAATAGAATGTCAGGCCTGCTTGCAGTTAGATATAGAAGACTGCCAATTAAGCTTCTATACATACTATCATCCACTTTTTCGGAATCCTCATCATTGTCAAGCTTCACACCAGTAGATATTGGAGTACTCACAGGTTTGCACTCTTGCATTTTGAACCTGTTTAAAATATCCGAAATGTATTTCTGATGACATATGAAAATTCCATCACTTGACTGCAACACTTCCATGCCGAGAAAGTACTTGATGACTCCAAGACTAGtcatttcaaagattttctCCATTTCATCCTTGAACCTTTGGATTAGATCAATTTTGCTTCCTGTCACAAGCATGCCatccacataaattgagacaattAAGGACTCACCTGCAGCATTGACTTTCACATACAAAGTAGCTTCACTTTGACTTCTACTAAAGCCAAGTTGGATGAGATGATTGTCCATCCTCTCATACCATTCCCTTGgggcttgttttagtccatacaagGCCTTTGTTAAGAGATAAACTTGATCCTCTTTTATAGGAGTTGAGAAACCATCAGGTTGCTCTATATAGATCTCTTCAGCAAGCAAACCATTCAAGAAAGCCGATTTGACATCAAGTTGATGAATCTGCCAGGAACTATGAGATGCAAATGCAAGAATAAGCTTGATTGTGTCATACCTTGCTACAGGATCAAATGTTTTGTGGTAATCCACACCATATTGTTGTGTGTATCCCTTCACCACCAATATAGCCTTATGTTTGCAAATTTTCATCAGGATTgagttttttcttgaaaatcctTTTTACACCAATTACCTTGCGATTTCTAAGTCTGTCAACAAGCTGCCAGGTTCCAATCTTCTCTATCATGTctagttcttcttgcatagctCTCCTCCATGCCTGAGAGTCTTGTGCTTCAGCATAGCTTGTTGGTTCAGAGCTAACCAAGTTACACCGCTGATAGACATCTTTTAAGGATCGAGTTCCCCTCACTGGTACATCATCCACTAGTTCATCTTCTGAAATTTGAGGCTGCTCTATTGAAAATTAATCAGAATAAGAGTTCTTCTAATTTTTCCAATCCCAACCAGCTGCTTCATCAATCATCACTTCTAGGCTGAGAATTAGTTTGTATGATTTCAAACAGAAAATCCTGTAACCTTTGGATGAACTATAGCCCATAAATATGCCTTTATGAGCCTTGTTATCCATCTTACTCCTTTTTGTTTCTGGAACTCGATAATAACATATACACCCAAAGATTTTGATATGGAGTATTAATGGTTTGTTCCCAAACCAAGCTTCATATGGAGTCATGTCCTGCAAGGACTTAGTAGGCAATTTGTTCAGGAAATATACAGGGGTATTGATTGCCTCAGCCCAAAATTGATTTGGGATCTTTCTTTCGAGCAAAAGATATCTGGCCATCTCCATTATTGTCCTGTTCTTCCTTTCAGACACgccattttgttgtggagtgTATGGTAATGTCAATTGGCATTCAATGCCTGTGCTATTACAAAACTCCGCAAATTGAGAAGAAATGTattctcctccattgtcagaccttaaaGCCTTAATACTAAGATTACATTTATTATCTACTAAagctttaaattatttaaaaacatcaaatacTTCACTCTTCAGTCGAAATAAACCCAACACATTCTGGTGTAGTCATCAATAAAGAGGAGAAAGTATTTGTTACCACTCAGCAAATCTTTTTTCATTGGGCCGCAAACATCCGTATGAATGAGCTGAAGTTTCTAGTTAGCTCTTCGTACTTGATTTGCTTGAAATGGCAATTTTGTTTGCTTTCCCTATTGGCAAGTTTCACAAACTTGAGCATTAGAAAGAAATTCAGGCATATTTTCCACTAGCTCTTTTTTTTCATCTCGGCGATGCTTCTCAGATTGAAGTGACCAAACCTTTTGTGCCATAGGTTTGTACATGTTTGTGAAGTAATAGTGTAAGCCTACTCAATTATTTTCTCCCAATCAACTGAAAACATTCTGTTGCTCATCTTGACATAAAATAACTCTACTCCAGAAGGGTCAGAAGCAACACATTCACGATTCTTAAAATGCagagaataattattttcaagcaTTTGTCCAACACTCAACAAAATTTGCCTCATATCAGGTATGTACAAAACATTAGAAATAGTTTTGATACCTGATATTGTTGAGATAGACACTGTACCTCTGCCATTGACTTCTACTGCCTCACCGTTTCCCACTTTTACTTTAGATTTGTAAGTATCATCTAAGAATTTGAACAGTTCAACATTATTAAACAAGTTATGTGTGCAACCACTGTCAAGAAGCCATGAATCAAAGGATTCAGTGATTGAAAAGTATGAAACTGCAAATAGTTGCTCTTCATGTGCATCGTCATCTGCTTCTACTTGTGCTTGCAAAGCACCAAAGGCCTTTGCTCTTTATTTGAAGACCTTGGATACATGTCCTGTCTTCTTACAGTTGCCACATATAGCATCGACTCTCCCCCAACAATACTTCTCCAGATGTGTATTTCTTTTACAATGTTTGCAAGAAGGGAACTTCTGCTTCACATCTCCACTATTGTTTCCTCCATCATGCTTGCCCTTATTCTTTTGGTGGAATTGTTGCTTTCCTTTTTGCTTTTGTACAGAGAAATCTCCTTCAATGAACTATTCCCGTCTCAAAGTCCTCTTTTGCTCTTGTGCTTGAAGAGCCCTCATTAGTTCACCTAATGAAAGTTTGCTCAGGTCCTTGGATTCTTCAAGAGAGGAAATCTTAGATTCAAATCTCTCAGGAAGAGTCACAAGATTTTTCTCCACAATTTGTTTCTCTGTAAATTCTTCACCAAGAAGTCTAATGTTATTAACAATTAAGGATATTCGATCATCATACTTACTGATAGTTTCATCCTCCTGCATATTCAAGGACTCAAACTCTCTTTTTAGGTTCAACACTTGCATTTGACGTGTTTTATTGCTTCCTTGATATTCTTCTTTCAACCTATGCCAAGCCTCTTTTGCAGTTTTGCAAGCCATGATTCTGTAAAACACAgtatctgccacaacattctgCATAAGTGCATGGCTTTAGATTTCTTTGTCTTCTCTTCGTTGTTGGATTTGATCTGAGCAAAGGTAGGATTTGCTGGTAGAGCAGCAAGTGGTTTATCTTCAGTCACAGTTTCCCAAAGTTCATAGGCTTCTAAAAAAGCTTGCATCTTCACATACCATATTTGGTAATTTTAACCAGTGAAAGTGAATGGTGGATTTAAAGGTAGGTTGTTGGATGCCATTTGTGTTTTaggttaaaacttttttttgtctTGTAAGATCAACTACAGGCTCTGATTCCACTGTTAGAACAAAAATACTCAAGAAactgatttgaaaaaaaataaaaatagagtgaaCTTATGAAATTCCTTGTGTATATTAATCTGTAGAAAATCTTAATTTATACAAAGAAAGAACATAAACATTAAGACTAAAATAACAATATGTGCCACTAACTACCATTAAAAAGGGCCACTAACAGCCATTATGGGGCCACTAACTTCAGAAAGTTGAGCAACTAAAGTTGACTAAATCTAGCTAGAAAATAGGAAACACTAAattgaaataagtaaaaaacagtaaaaataataataagctgAAAAATGTCAATTGTCtaacaaaaatcaaaacaaagtTGGCGCGCCGCGGACGGTGAAGTGTCAAGTGACGCAGTAGGACATTCCTCTAGCAGCTCAATTTACCTTCTTGTCGTCTTGAATtccttttttgggccattttcATTGTCTTATCTTGGGGAACAATGGAAATGATTTTTGTCCCTTAATTATTCTCCCTTTTATGTTTTAAAGTAATActctatattttattaatgaggaATTTTCGCATATAGCCATTGAAAGATAGCCTAATTACgcttcatagctatagtttactAATTATAATTCGTAGATACATGTTATAGGAAGGAGAGTGACgagtgagattgggagaggaaggagagatgCGAGCAAGAGAGGGTAGAGAGTGGGAAataggtgaattgtatatgtatatcggttataTAATAGtattatacaaatgtatttatatattttggcGAGAGAGACtgggagaggaaggagagaggtgagcgagattgagagagggaggagagaaccaagcgagattgagagaggaagaagagaggcgagcgagagaggatagtaatttttattaatttgcatgtacatttgtataattcacgttttttttataattgagtATTATAAAGTCTGAAATTATAcgaatataataaaattcaaaataacgaattgatacaaacataaacatatgaaCTTTAAGcaatgatacaaaatatataatacaaattacattatataaattatattatacaaaattcacaaattgcacatttttaaaaactttaaaaagttaTACACAAAAAAGATTGACTGTTATCCTTAATGCTAAATGTTTACCTTTCTCGTCCTGATACTTAATGTTAGTATTTGTGCTTTGTCGTTTTTTATCTGTCTCCGGATGTGTATTAGAAGGTCTCAAAGGTTGTATACTCTCTTGTAGATTGCGAGTCCACCACCTCTTTTGCTAGTAGATCTGACACACTTTTAGCTTCTGTAAATGCATGGCTAATTGTAATATTTACTCCTTATAACCTTTTGCTTGCCCTATTTCATCTTTCCACCAATTCCTATGGTATCTTCCATTGTCCCATTATTATCTTCACTAAACTCAAAGAATCTATTTCTATTATGACCCTCTTacctttttaagaaataatactaCAATGCTTCCTAAGTTGCTGAAGATTCTACCTAAATATTAGTAGTATTACCCACCCCTGCAGCTCTTGCATAAATTAAATCCCCTTGTGAATTTCTTAGGCAAAATCCATATTAACTTTGTCTTGGGTTACCTCTTGATGCTTTATCTGTATTGCATTTCATCTTTTGCATTCCAAGGGGTCTCCGTACCACGCTATGATAGTGTAGTTTTGGCTTGTACCTCCTCAACCTTCTAGTTATATTTAACCATTGGGTTGACTCCAAATATATCCAAGGGTATAACCTTTTCACTAGATTTTAATCATATCTTGCACTTGCATCACCATCCTATTGAAGATTGAGTTCCCTTCATGTTTCAGATTATTTCTCCCCATCCATAAAGCCCACATGATTATAGTTGTCATAGCCCTCAAAACTCCTTGCAATTGTGGTGAGCTTTTTTATTTCTACCATGCAATGATTAAAATGTTacaaatgcatcccttccataTGTAAACCTGCAAAACCAGCAAACTGCTTTCATAGTCAATAGGCTATGGAggtttttagaaataaatatgtCATTGTTTCCTCCGCTTTCTTCTCATAACATCAATATTTTGATACATACTACCTGAATTTTCATTCTCTCTAGATTATCATCAGTTAGGACTCCTTTTCTATACACTCCATAGAAAAAGAATCACTTTAAAAGTCAAACCCTTATtccatatataataaaaaattagttatGATCTCCTTCTTTTTCCTCATTATCTGCCATGCAGATTTTACCGTAACATTTCCTTGTAAACTGCTCACCCACAAAGTTATATCATTTTCATGTTTTCTGTTAGGAGGAATTATGTTATACTTAACATACTCCATTTCTGTAGACATGTATTCAAATAGTTTTCCTCATCCCATATTTCCTATATGACAAAGTCCATAAATTCAATTTCTTCTTCCCTATCTCCACTTTCAGTATAATAAAGAGCCCGAAATCTTTTCTAGTTATCAAACAAACATCTTGATGTTCTTACTTTTATCTTCTACTAGATATGATGCTCTACCTCATCCCTCACCCCAATCATTTCCTAAACACATATGATGAACCCCATCCAGTAGCTATAACTGGATTATATTTCTTGCAGTACTTGTCTATATGTATCCACTTAATAGTGATGATGTTGAAGTCCTAAAATTCCACAATAGCTTTGCAAATAAAGTTGTTGATACATAATGTAATGATCTGAAATCCAAACCTCTCTCTTTTCGTAGGGTAACATATAATGTCCCAAGACACCTAATGTTTATTGTTGGCCCCATTAACATTTCCCCCAAAATATCTAGCTAGCAGTTTATGTAAATGAGTTATGAAACTGGTTGGAGGGTTCAACACTGATAGTATGTACATTGACTGTAAGCCATGTTCTGTTAAAACATGCCTTCCACCAAATGTAAGAAACTTATTTTTCCACAGAACCACTCTTTTTGCTACTTTTCTGATCAAATCTTCAAAGTGACCTTTATTCTTTTGTCCATATAATATAGGAAATTCTAGATAGATGAATGGAGATCTACCTTGTTTGACCCCAGtaatcctttttattttataacatacCTCTACTGTCACCTTTTCATGCCGATAGCACATACTTTTgtcaatatttataatttgacCAGAGTTAACCTTATATCTTCTTAGTAccttcatcatcatcctcatcactTGGGTTGTTTTGAACAAAAAAGTACAGTATCATCTACATAAGATAAATGATTAATTTTGGGACTCCATTTTGGAAGCCCAAAACCTTCAAAGTTAGTTTGtttaaataaatcattttagTTTCTCGCCAAGACCTTAACTACAATAATAAAGAAAGTAGGTGAGAGAGGCTCTTCTTGTTTAATCCCTCTTGATGATTGGAAGAAACCATAAGACTTTCCATTCATGAGGATTGAATACCAGTTGTTACTAATCAGTCTTACTATCATGTCACCCATTCTTTCTGAGAAGCCAAACTTCCTAATAACTTGAATAAGATACTCTAAGAGATTATGTCATAGACCTTTGACATATCTAACTTCATAGACACATTATGTAGTCTGTTTCTCGTGTTAATATCCCTTATGATATCTTGATATAATAGAACTTTTTTACTTATACTCCTCTCTTTAACAAACCCGAGTGATGATACTCATCCTTTTGACAATCTTCAACTGATTAACTGATATAATCCGTGGCAACATTATTGAGATTCTCTCATGTATAAGTCTTGATATGATCTTGTCAGAAAACGTGCTCAAACTGATTGTCCTATAATCCCAATAGCTCTTTACTACCTCCTAATTTGGAATTTGGACCAAGTTTGTGTGTCTTATGTATCTTGGTAGTTCAAAATCACTGAAAAGGCCCTCTTTATGTTCCATGTTTCATCTTCAAAGATTTCCtaacaataatgatataaatgGCCTTAGTATCCATCTTGTCCACTCGCACAAACTTCATTTAAGTTAAAAACCACATGCTTCACCTCCTCTTTTGTAGGCATCCTCTCTATTTCGTTATTCTCATCTTTTGTGATCTTTTTTGGGATATATTGAACCATTGAAAAGTCTACTGTATCTTGTGTTTCTTTAAACTGATCCCTGGAAACATTTATTGCTTCCTTTCGCCTTTTTTCTTCCTAAAATCTTCTTCCATGTTCACATATCTCTTTGACCCTGCATTAGCCTTGCTAAGTTCAGTCCTGCTGACTTCTGTAGGTACTACTTCAAATTGCACCTTCTTTCCTTTAATCACATCCTCCAAtgttgcaatttttttaaagatgtcCCAGAATGTCTTTTTGCTCCACTACACGAGTACTTTTTTGAGCTACCTCAATTTTGTATGAGAAGTGGTAAAAGGGGAATTTTCAACCTGATTCCTCCGATTGTCCTATAAAACCTTCTTAAATTCTAAACTTGAAAGACATGTTGATTGCTCCCTGATCAGAGTTACACTTACATGTAGTGGTGTGTGATATGATTCCTGCCTTATCAAATGGTGGACCTCACTTTCTAGTGCAAGAttcataaaaatgttatttcCAAAGACCCTATCAAGTCTTTCAAAGATGCAATATTTTAATACTTCCATTCCACCAAGTATATCTACTACCCATGAATTTCAGGTCATTCATAGCGCAGTTATTAATACATTGAACTAATTCATGTGTCTAAAAAAAAGACCCTATTAGGCCTCTTAATTTCTCAGTGCCATCTACTAGTGTGTTGAagccctccccccccccccccaactaTACAAGGTACACTCTGGTTTTCCACAAATTCCATATCCTCCCATAACTCTAATCTATGTATCACACTACATCTCGGATAGACTGATCTAAGTGCAAATATAAATTGTGTGCCTTGTAATTTGTAATTCATCGTGAGCTATTTGATGGTATGTGTATAACCTTCCTCCTCCTAGTCTTCCTCCCAGAAAGTCTAAATCTTAGCCGAGCAATTCACCTTAGAATTTGGTAACCTCAGCTTTGTGCTATGATTTTCCAGTTCAAAAGGGACTTTGAAAAGACTAGTATTGTAATATAGGAGTAGTAATGTCTTCTGCTCAAGTCGATTACTCGCTCAAAAGCATTTTGAGTTTTAACTGACTTGATATTCCAAAAAGGGCTTTATCTATTATTGATATGATGACAATGAAGACCCTATCCTGCTCCATGTCTTTGTTATTGATGGTTGATTCCCCTTAGATCCTCTTTTGTTTCTTCCTTTCTATATCTCTATATGACTTGGTGATCAGTCCCTATTTCTTCATATactatctatattttcatccatgttgtttttctcctctttatCTTGGTAGCTCCCCTTCCAATCCATGTGATTTTTATCCTCAATTCAGTGCCCTTATTTGTTCAACTTGATGTTGGATCTTTTTTCCTTGTTGATTCTCTAGTGAGTTATTTGTACTCCTCAATGTCCCTATTTCATTTGAGTATTTTTCCTTGATCAAGTTTTTACCCTCATTTGATCCTTCTCTTGATTGATTTTCCTCCAGGATATTGTGTTCCTGTCTCACTTGATTATCTTCGTTTTCCCCCCACAGTTATCCATTTATTTGTTTCCTTCCTCTTTTTTATCACTATTTATCCCACTTTCACTATGTGACTTTTGTTGTTATTCCTCACATTGGTCGACATATTTTCTGtaattttcattcattattcATCTTTCCATTTGTTTTATCCCACTCACTTCcccttcttccttttctttattttccccCAAAGCTTTGTACATGATATGTGTTTGAGCATTTCCACCCACTTCTCCACTATTTTTCCTATCTTCTTCCCTACTTGCACATTTCTTCTATTAGGGAAATCTCCCATTAAATCCATTCCTACCTTGAACGTTGCACAGGTAGGTCTTGTTTTATTTTGGGTTGCCATGTCAACTTGTAAGCCCACATCCGATGCCAATGAGAAAATTGGTTCCTTCTAAAGAAATTGGGAGGGAGCGGTGAGAACGCTATTAACGCAATTACAATTGATGTTTCCTACTCTGGATTAGACATTGGATCCCACTTAATGGTTAATATGACCAATAGTTATGCGTGATGTAGAACTATGGTCTTTACAATAGAGTTACATAATATTCCAAATATTTAGTCCTTATTAGAACATAATTATTACTTCTTAAGCTGATGTTTGCATCCCCTTTCTTCTTGCTTTGGTATTTCAAATTATTGGTTTCGTCATGCCTAGTATCCCCTTTATGCTCCACcattttttctttccctttAAATCTTCTTTCCAGTTCTTCCTTCTTTTCCCCTGCCTACTTTCCACGATTACCTTCCTCCTATTCTCCAGGGTATAACTCCGGCTGAAtgttaaaaattcattttcattATGTCCTTGTAGCTTGCATGTTTTGCAGTATTTTGGTACGTAGTCGTATTTAATTGCCACCCAGTTCTCCACTACTTTACTTGTCCTCTTCCTTACTCCCACACTGAGTCTATTAGGGAAATCCCCCCTTAAAATTCATTTCTACCTTGACTCCTGCACAACTAGgtctttttttttgggttgcCATGTAAAATTGTAAAGGTTTTCCCACAGCCAATGCCAATGAGAAAATTGTTTCCTTCCCAAAGAAATTAGGAGGGAGCGTTGGGAATGCTATTCACACAATCACAATTAATGTTTCTTCCTCCGAATCAAACATTGAATCCCATTTCACGGTTTCATAGGATATGACCAATAATTATGTGTGATGTAGAACTATGGTCTTTACAGTAGTAACATAATCTTCCAATAGTGTAGTCTTATTAGAACATACCTATTACTTCCTAAGTGATGTTTACATC is part of the Solanum lycopersicum chromosome 1, SLM_r2.1 genome and harbors:
- the LOC138342269 gene encoding uncharacterized protein → MQNVVADTVFYRIMACKTAKEAWHRLKEEYQGSNKTRQMQVLNLKREFESLNMQEDETISKYDDRISLIVNNIRLLGEEFTEKQIVEKNLVTLPERFESKISSLEESKDLSKLSLAQVEADDDAHEEQLFAVSYFSITESFDSWLLDSGCTHNLFNNVELFKFLDDTYKSKVKVGNGEAVEVNGRGTVSISTISGIKTISNVLYIPDMRQILLSVGQMLENNYSLHFKNRECVASDPSGVELFYVKMSNRMFSVDWEKIIE